The Pseudomonas azadiae genome contains a region encoding:
- the zipA gene encoding cell division protein ZipA encodes MEIGLREWLIVIGIIVIAGILFDGWRRMRGGKGKLKFRLDRNLSNLPDDDGSAELLGPPRVLDTHKEPQLDEHDLPSMSAPLREAREPSSKRGKRGSAAGAEPHQGDLNLDVDEGPSFSSRDDDFPDENAGKNAPRQSVNDQPAAEEVLVISVICRDAAGFKGPALLQNILESGLRFGEMDIFHRHESMAGNGEVLFSMANAVKPGTFDLDDIDLFSTPAVSFFLGLPGPRHPKQAFDVMVAAARKLSQELNGELKDDQRSVLTAQTIEHYRQRIVEFERRALTQKR; translated from the coding sequence ATGGAAATCGGTCTGCGCGAGTGGCTGATCGTCATCGGCATTATTGTCATTGCCGGTATTCTTTTTGATGGCTGGCGCCGCATGCGCGGTGGCAAGGGCAAGCTCAAATTCCGTCTGGACCGCAACCTGTCCAACTTGCCCGACGACGACGGCAGCGCCGAGCTGCTGGGGCCGCCCCGTGTGCTGGATACCCATAAAGAACCGCAGTTGGACGAGCACGACCTGCCGTCGATGAGCGCGCCGCTGCGTGAAGCCCGCGAGCCGTCGTCCAAGCGTGGCAAGCGCGGCAGCGCCGCTGGCGCCGAGCCGCATCAGGGCGACTTGAACCTCGACGTCGACGAAGGCCCGAGCTTCAGCAGCCGCGACGATGATTTCCCGGATGAAAACGCCGGCAAGAACGCGCCGCGCCAGTCGGTCAACGATCAGCCTGCCGCCGAAGAAGTACTGGTGATCAGCGTGATCTGTCGCGACGCCGCCGGGTTCAAGGGCCCGGCGCTGTTGCAGAACATTCTGGAAAGCGGCCTGCGCTTTGGCGAGATGGACATCTTCCACCGCCACGAAAGCATGGCCGGTAATGGCGAAGTGCTGTTCTCGATGGCCAATGCGGTCAAGCCGGGCACCTTCGACCTGGACGATATCGACCTGTTCAGCACGCCGGCCGTGAGTTTCTTCCTGGGTCTGCCAGGCCCGCGTCATCCCAAGCAAGCATTCGACGTGATGGTGGCCGCAGCGCGCAAGCTGTCCCAGGAACTCAACGGCGAGCTCAAGGACGATCAGCGCAGCGTCCTGACCGCGCAAACCATCGAACACTACCGTCAGCGCATCGTCGAGTTCGAGCGTCGCGCCCTGACACAAAAACGCTGA
- the smc gene encoding chromosome segregation protein SMC has translation MRLKCIKLAGFKSFVDPTTVNFPSNMAAVVGPNGCGKSNIIDAVRWVMGESSAKNLRGESMTDVIFNGSTSRKPVSQASIELVFDNSDGTLVGEYAAYAEISIRRKVTRDSQNSYFLNGTKCRRRDITDIFLGTGLGPRSYSIIEQGMISKLIEAKPEDLRNFIEEAAGISKYKERRRETENRIRRTHENLARLTDLREELERQLERLHRQAQAAEKYQEYKGEERQLKAQLSALRWQALNDQVGQREAIIGTQEISFEALVAEQRNADASIERLRDGHHDLSERFNLVQGRFYSVGGDIARVEQSIQHGQQRLRQLQDDLKEAERARLETESHLGHDRTLLLTLGEELDMLTPEQEVTSAAAEEAAAALEEAETTMHAWQEQWDTFNLQSAEPRRQAEVQQSRIQQLETSMERLAERQRRLQEERVLLAADPEDAAIMALSEQLAESEMTLEELEASEDQQVERLEQLRQHLQQATQAQQQAQGDLQRLNGRLASLEALQQAALDPGTGTAAWLRDQHLAERPRLAEGLKVEAGWELAVETVLGADLQAVLVDDFGGFDLAGFAQGDLRLLSPAADGARVPGSLLDKVEAAIDLAPWLGQVKPVESLEQALALRGQLGAGESLISRDGFWVGRHFLRVRRASEAESGVLARGQEIVNLSAEREEREATLDSLETELQTLRATQRQQETGREHLRRLLQDEARQQGELKAQLSASKAKAEQLTLRRTRLDEEVAEMGEQRALEHEQIGEARLQLQEALDSMALDTEQRELLLAQRDSLRERLDRVRQEARQHKDHAHQLAVRLGSLRAQHNSTAQALERLEMQSERLTEKREQLSLNLEEGEAPLEELRLKLEELLDKRMTVDEELKTAQIALEDADRELRDAEKRRTQAEQQSQLIRGQLEQQRMEWQALTVRRKTLQDQLLEDGYDLHGVLNTLTAEANEKDAEEELERIAARIQRLGAINLAAIDEYQQQSERKRYLDAQNADLVEALDTLENVIRKIDKETRNRFKDTFDQINGGLQALFPKVFGGGSAYLELTGEDLLDTGVTIMARPPGKKNSTIHLLSGGEKALTALALVFAIFKLNPAPFCMLDEVDAPLDDANVGRYARLVKEMSQTVQFIYITHNKIAMEMADQLMGVTMHEPGCSRLVAVDVEEAMAMVES, from the coding sequence GTGCGGCTCAAGTGCATCAAACTGGCGGGGTTCAAATCCTTCGTCGACCCGACCACGGTGAACTTCCCCAGTAACATGGCGGCCGTGGTCGGGCCCAATGGTTGCGGCAAGTCGAATATCATCGACGCCGTCCGTTGGGTGATGGGCGAGAGCTCGGCAAAAAACCTGCGCGGCGAGTCGATGACCGACGTCATCTTCAACGGCTCCACCAGCCGCAAGCCGGTGAGCCAGGCCAGCATCGAATTGGTGTTCGACAACTCTGACGGCACCCTGGTCGGCGAATACGCCGCCTACGCGGAAATCTCCATTCGCCGCAAAGTCACGCGCGACAGCCAGAACAGTTACTTCCTCAACGGCACCAAGTGCCGGCGTCGCGACATCACCGACATTTTCCTCGGCACAGGCCTGGGCCCGCGCAGCTATTCGATCATCGAGCAGGGCATGATCTCCAAGCTGATCGAAGCCAAGCCCGAAGACCTGCGCAACTTTATCGAAGAAGCCGCCGGCATCTCCAAATACAAGGAGCGCCGTCGCGAGACCGAAAACCGCATCCGCCGCACCCACGAGAACCTCGCCCGCCTGACCGACCTGCGCGAAGAGCTGGAGCGCCAGTTGGAGCGCCTGCACCGCCAGGCCCAGGCCGCCGAGAAGTACCAGGAATACAAGGGCGAAGAACGTCAGCTCAAGGCGCAATTGTCGGCCCTGCGCTGGCAGGCGCTCAATGATCAGGTCGGCCAGCGCGAAGCGATCATCGGCACCCAGGAAATCAGCTTTGAAGCGCTGGTGGCCGAACAGCGCAACGCCGACGCCAGCATCGAGCGCTTGCGTGACGGGCACCACGATTTGTCAGAGCGCTTCAATCTGGTGCAGGGCCGGTTCTATTCGGTGGGCGGCGATATTGCCCGCGTGGAACAGAGCATCCAGCACGGCCAGCAGCGTCTGCGCCAGTTGCAGGATGACTTGAAGGAAGCCGAACGCGCGCGCCTGGAAACCGAATCGCACCTGGGCCATGATCGCACCTTGCTGCTGACCCTCGGCGAAGAGCTGGACATGCTCACCCCCGAGCAGGAAGTCACCAGCGCCGCCGCCGAAGAGGCCGCCGCCGCCCTGGAAGAAGCCGAAACTACCATGCACGCGTGGCAGGAACAGTGGGACACCTTCAACCTGCAATCCGCCGAGCCACGTCGCCAGGCGGAGGTACAGCAGTCGCGTATTCAGCAGTTGGAAACCAGCATGGAGCGCCTGGCCGAGCGCCAGCGCCGTCTGCAGGAAGAGCGCGTATTGCTCGCCGCCGACCCGGAAGACGCGGCGATCATGGCATTGAGCGAGCAACTGGCTGAAAGCGAAATGACGCTTGAAGAGCTGGAAGCCAGCGAAGACCAGCAAGTGGAGCGCCTGGAGCAACTGCGTCAGCACCTGCAACAGGCGACCCAGGCGCAGCAGCAGGCGCAGGGCGATTTGCAGCGGCTCAACGGTCGCCTGGCCTCCCTTGAAGCCTTGCAGCAAGCCGCGCTCGACCCCGGCACTGGCACGGCCGCATGGCTGCGCGATCAGCACCTGGCCGAGCGCCCGCGCCTGGCCGAAGGCTTGAAGGTGGAGGCAGGCTGGGAACTGGCGGTCGAAACCGTACTGGGCGCCGACCTGCAAGCGGTGCTGGTGGATGATTTCGGCGGCTTCGACCTGGCCGGTTTTGCCCAGGGCGACTTGCGTTTGCTCAGCCCCGCCGCCGATGGCGCGCGTGTGCCGGGCAGCCTGCTGGACAAGGTCGAGGCGGCGATTGACCTGGCGCCGTGGCTGGGCCAGGTCAAGCCGGTCGAGTCACTTGAGCAGGCCCTGGCCCTGCGCGGTCAACTGGGCGCCGGTGAGAGCCTGATCAGCCGCGACGGCTTCTGGGTCGGCCGCCACTTCCTGCGCGTTCGCCGTGCCAGTGAAGCCGAAAGCGGCGTATTGGCCCGTGGCCAGGAAATCGTCAACCTCAGCGCCGAACGTGAAGAGCGCGAGGCGACCCTCGACAGCCTGGAAACCGAACTGCAAACCCTGCGCGCCACCCAGCGCCAGCAAGAGACCGGCCGCGAACACCTGCGCCGCCTGTTGCAGGACGAAGCGCGCCAGCAAGGCGAATTGAAGGCTCAGCTCTCGGCGAGCAAAGCCAAGGCCGAACAACTGACCCTGCGCCGCACCCGTCTCGACGAAGAAGTCGCCGAAATGGGCGAGCAGCGTGCGCTGGAACACGAACAGATCGGCGAAGCGCGCCTGCAACTGCAGGAAGCCCTCGACAGCATGGCCCTCGACACCGAGCAACGCGAACTGCTGCTGGCCCAGCGCGACAGCCTGCGTGAACGCCTCGACCGCGTGCGCCAGGAGGCCCGCCAGCACAAGGATCATGCACACCAGCTCGCGGTGCGCCTCGGCTCCCTGCGCGCCCAACACAATTCCACGGCCCAGGCCCTTGAACGCCTGGAGATGCAATCCGAACGCCTCACCGAAAAACGCGAGCAACTGAGCCTCAACCTGGAAGAGGGCGAAGCGCCACTGGAAGAGTTGCGCCTCAAGCTCGAAGAGTTGCTCGACAAACGCATGACCGTCGACGAAGAACTCAAGACCGCGCAGATCGCCCTGGAAGACGCCGACCGTGAATTGCGTGACGCCGAAAAACGTCGGACCCAGGCCGAGCAGCAGTCCCAATTGATTCGCGGCCAGCTCGAGCAACAACGCATGGAATGGCAAGCCCTGACCGTGCGCCGCAAGACCCTGCAAGACCAGTTGCTGGAAGATGGCTACGACCTGCACGGCGTGCTCAATACCTTGACCGCCGAGGCCAACGAGAAAGACGCCGAAGAAGAACTCGAACGCATTGCCGCGCGTATCCAGCGACTTGGCGCGATCAACTTGGCGGCCATCGACGAATACCAGCAGCAGTCCGAACGCAAACGTTACCTGGATGCCCAGAACGCCGACCTGGTGGAGGCCCTGGACACCCTGGAAAACGTGATCCGCAAGATCGACAAGGAAACCCGCAACCGCTTCAAGGATACCTTTGATCAGATTAATGGCGGTTTACAGGCCTTATTCCCAAAAGTTTTCGGCGGTGGCAGCGCTTACTTGGAACTGACGGGCGAAGATCTACTCGATACAGGGGTGACGATCATGGCGCGGCCTCCGGGCAAGAAGAACAGCACCATCCATTTGTTGTCCGGCGGCGAAAAAGCCCTGACCGCATTGGCCCTGGTATTTGCCATCTTCAAGTTGAACCCGGCGCCGTTCTGCATGCTCGATGAAGTTGACGCACCGCTGGATGACGCTAACGTTGGGCGCTATGCGCGCCTGGTCAAGGAGATGTCCCAGACTGTGCAGTTCATCTATATCACCCACAACAAGATCGCCATGGAAATGGCTGATCAGTTGATGGGGGTCACGATGCATGAACCGGGCTGTTCGCGTTTGGTGGCGGTGGATGTGGAAGAAGCGATGGCGATGGTGGAGTCTTGA
- the xdhA gene encoding xanthine dehydrogenase small subunit: MIQFLLNQELRSEHALDPNLTVLNYLREHLGKPGTKEGCASGDCGACTVVVGELHTNDQGAEQIRYRSLNSCLTFVSSLHGKQLISVEDLKHQGQLHSVQQAMVECHGSQCGFCTPGFVMSLFALQKNSDAPDSQKAHEALAGNLCRCTGYRPILAAAEQACCNKPQDQFDSRQADTIARLKAIAPTQTGELNSGDKRCLVPLTVADLADLYDAYPQARLLAGGTDLALEVTQFHRTLPVMIYVGNIADMKRIDDFDDRLEIGAATALSDCYTALHQAYPDFGELLQRFASLQIRNQGTLGGNIGNASPIGDSPPLLIALGAQIVLCKGETRRTLALEDYFIDYRVTARQGSEFIEKIIVPKGHALFRAYKVSKRLDDDISAVCAAFNLKLDNGVIRDARVAFGGMAATPKRAKHCETVLIGATWNAATVEQACAALAEDFTPLSDFRASKEYRLLSAQNLLRKYFIELQTPHIETRVTAYV, from the coding sequence GTGATCCAGTTTTTACTCAACCAGGAACTCCGTAGCGAGCACGCCCTGGACCCCAACCTGACCGTGCTCAACTATCTGCGCGAGCACCTGGGCAAGCCCGGTACCAAAGAAGGCTGCGCCAGCGGCGACTGCGGCGCGTGCACCGTGGTGGTCGGCGAGCTGCACACCAATGACCAGGGCGCCGAGCAGATCCGCTATCGCAGCCTCAATTCGTGCCTGACCTTCGTCTCCTCGTTGCACGGCAAACAACTGATCAGCGTCGAAGACCTCAAGCACCAGGGCCAACTGCACAGCGTGCAACAGGCCATGGTCGAGTGCCACGGCTCGCAATGCGGCTTTTGTACCCCAGGCTTTGTGATGTCGCTGTTCGCCCTGCAAAAGAACAGCGACGCCCCCGACAGCCAGAAAGCCCATGAAGCCCTGGCCGGCAACCTGTGCCGTTGCACCGGTTATCGTCCGATCCTCGCCGCTGCCGAACAGGCCTGCTGCAACAAGCCGCAGGACCAGTTCGACAGCCGCCAGGCCGACACCATCGCCCGCCTCAAAGCCATCGCGCCGACGCAAACCGGTGAACTCAACAGCGGCGACAAACGCTGCCTGGTGCCCTTGACCGTCGCCGACCTGGCCGACCTCTATGATGCTTACCCGCAGGCCCGGCTGCTGGCAGGCGGCACCGACCTGGCGCTGGAAGTTACCCAGTTCCACCGCACGCTGCCGGTGATGATTTATGTCGGCAACATTGCAGACATGAAGCGCATCGACGATTTTGACGATCGCCTGGAAATCGGCGCCGCCACCGCCCTCTCCGACTGCTATACCGCGCTGCACCAGGCTTACCCGGACTTCGGCGAGCTGCTGCAGCGTTTTGCCTCCCTGCAGATCCGCAACCAGGGCACACTCGGCGGCAATATCGGCAACGCCTCGCCGATCGGCGATTCGCCGCCGCTGCTGATCGCCCTCGGTGCGCAGATTGTGCTGTGCAAGGGCGAAACCCGCCGTACCCTGGCCCTGGAAGACTACTTCATCGACTACCGCGTCACCGCGCGCCAGGGCAGCGAATTCATCGAGAAAATCATCGTGCCGAAGGGCCACGCGCTGTTTCGCGCCTACAAGGTTTCCAAGCGCCTGGACGACGATATTTCCGCCGTTTGCGCCGCCTTTAACCTGAAACTCGACAACGGTGTGATCCGTGACGCGCGCGTCGCCTTCGGCGGCATGGCCGCCACGCCAAAACGCGCCAAACACTGCGAAACGGTATTGATCGGCGCCACCTGGAATGCCGCTACCGTCGAGCAAGCCTGCGCCGCGCTGGCCGAGGACTTCACCCCGCTCTCGGACTTTCGCGCGAGCAAGGAATACCGCCTGCTCAGCGCGCAGAACCTGCTGCGCAAATACTTCATCGAACTGCAAACGCCGCACATCGAGACTCGGGTGACCGCTTATGTCTAA
- a CDS encoding GntR family transcriptional regulator, producing the protein MTFKAPDSLAEQIAHHLAERIIRGDLKPGERIQEQKVTLALNVSRGSVREALLILERRHLIAILPRRGAHVTELTAHKVQSLCTLMGEMYILLGNAVAEGWQSQADMAPFLQIQQRLQVSYEREDIRAFVEESFNVMRAAYPFANNPYLQETVENLQPAMNRAYYLALDQRKASMSEYLALFEQLLAAVLARDLVQIRNVLSAYCQRSSSLVIAALADA; encoded by the coding sequence ATGACGTTCAAGGCGCCGGACAGTCTCGCCGAGCAAATCGCTCACCACCTCGCCGAACGCATCATTCGCGGCGATCTCAAGCCTGGGGAGCGGATCCAGGAGCAGAAGGTCACGCTGGCACTCAATGTCAGCCGTGGTTCCGTGCGCGAAGCCTTGCTGATCCTCGAACGTCGTCACCTGATCGCGATCCTGCCGCGCCGGGGCGCCCACGTTACCGAGCTGACGGCGCACAAAGTGCAAAGCCTGTGTACGCTGATGGGCGAAATGTACATCCTGCTCGGCAATGCGGTCGCCGAAGGCTGGCAGAGCCAGGCCGACATGGCGCCGTTCCTGCAGATCCAGCAGCGCCTGCAGGTCAGCTATGAGCGCGAGGACATTCGCGCCTTCGTTGAAGAAAGCTTCAACGTGATGCGCGCCGCGTACCCCTTCGCCAACAACCCGTATCTGCAGGAGACCGTCGAGAACCTGCAGCCGGCGATGAACCGCGCCTATTACCTGGCCCTGGATCAACGCAAGGCGTCGATGAGCGAATACCTGGCGCTGTTCGAACAACTGCTCGCCGCCGTATTGGCCCGTGACCTGGTACAGATTCGCAACGTGCTGTCGGCCTACTGCCAGCGCAGCAGCTCGCTGGTCATCGCCGCGTTGGCGGACGCCTAA